One stretch of Sphingopyxis sp. 113P3 DNA includes these proteins:
- a CDS encoding IS3 family transposase (programmed frameshift) — translation MKPKSSNAKSPTKAPAERVVKDIRRATRRHFSAEDKIRIVLDGLRGEDSIAELCRKEGIAQSLYYTWSKEFMEAGKRRLAGDTARAATTGEVQDLRREARALKECVADLTLENRLLKKHDRGWGRRRMRYPASEKLEIIRIVEQSHLPAKRTLDQLGIARRTFYRWYDRFLEGGPEALEDRPSAPTRVWNRIGDDIQDQIVEMALDYSELSPRELAVRFTDEKRYFVSEATVYRLLKAHDLITSPAYVVIKAADQFHTKTTRPNEMWQTDFTYFKIIGWGWMYLSTVLDDFSRYIIAWKLCTNMRAEDVTDTLDMALAASGCDSATVLHKPRLLSDNGPSYIAGELAEYIEAQQMSHVRGAPCHPQTQGKIERWHQTLKNRILLENYFLPGDLEAQIEAFVEHYNNQRYHESLNNVTPADAYFGRAPAIIKQRERIKRQTIEYRRLQHRKLAA, via the exons ATGAAGCCCAAATCCTCCAATGCAAAATCGCCGACCAAGGCCCCTGCGGAGCGGGTGGTGAAGGACATCCGGCGTGCAACCCGCCGGCACTTCTCGGCCGAAGACAAGATCCGCATCGTGCTGGATGGCCTGCGCGGCGAGGACAGCATCGCCGAGCTGTGCCGCAAGGAAGGCATTGCCCAGAGCCTGTATTACACCTGGTCGAAGGAGTTCATGGAAGCCGGCAAGCGCCGCCTGGCCGGCGACACCGCCCGTGCCGCGACCACTGGCGAGGTGCAGGATCTGCGCCGCGAAGCCCGCGCCCTGAAGGAATGCGTTGCCGACCTGACCCTGGAGAACCGCCTGCTC AAAAAGCATGATCGCGGATGGGGGCGACGACGAATGAGGTATCCCGCCTCGGAGAAGCTCGAGATCATCCGGATCGTCGAGCAGTCGCACCTGCCCGCCAAACGCACGCTGGACCAGCTCGGCATCGCCCGTCGGACCTTCTACCGCTGGTATGACCGGTTCCTCGAAGGCGGCCCGGAGGCCTTGGAGGATCGGCCGTCGGCGCCGACCCGGGTGTGGAACCGCATCGGCGATGATATCCAGGACCAGATCGTCGAGATGGCCCTGGACTACAGCGAACTGTCACCGCGCGAGCTGGCGGTGCGGTTCACCGACGAGAAGCGCTACTTCGTGTCGGAAGCCACGGTTTACCGCCTGTTGAAGGCCCATGATCTGATCACCAGCCCGGCCTATGTCGTGATCAAGGCCGCCGATCAGTTCCACACCAAGACCACCCGGCCGAACGAGATGTGGCAAACCGACTTCACCTACTTCAAGATCATCGGGTGGGGCTGGATGTACCTGTCGACCGTGCTCGACGACTTCTCGCGCTACATCATCGCCTGGAAACTGTGCACCAACATGCGGGCCGAGGACGTCACCGACACGCTGGACATGGCGCTGGCTGCCTCGGGCTGCGACAGCGCCACCGTGCTGCACAAACCCAGGCTGCTCAGCGATAACGGTCCCAGCTACATCGCTGGCGAACTGGCTGAATACATCGAAGCTCAGCAGATGAGTCATGTGCGCGGTGCACCGTGCCACCCTCAGACCCAGGGCAAGATCGAGCGCTGGCACCAGACTCTGAAGAACCGCATCCTGCTGGAGAACTACTTCCTGCCCGGCGACCTCGAGGCCCAGATCGAAGCCTTCGTCGAGCACTACAACAATCAACGTTACCACGAGAGCCTGAACAACGTGACGCCCGCCGACGCCTACTTCGGCAGGGCACCAGCCATCATCAAACAGCGTGAAAGGATCAAACGACAGACCATCGAATATCGGCGCTTGCAACACCGCAAGCTCGCCGCTTAA